One region of Limnospira fusiformis SAG 85.79 genomic DNA includes:
- a CDS encoding cytochrome c biogenesis protein, whose product MTAKDVVFSKLSSWGTGPRKFFRKELLPVLADLRLAIVLLLAIAIFSISGTVIEQGQSAAFYQANYPEDPALFGFLTWKVLLFIGLDHVYRTWWFLSILILFGSSLTACTFTRQLPTLKSAQRWQYYEQEKQFKNLALSAEVKNVSLDHLKQTLESRRYLVFQEGNKLYARRGIIGRIGPIIVHASMLIILAGSIVGSMTGFIAQELVPSGKIFGIQNIIDAGPFSESQMPQDWAVKVNRFWIDYTPDGTIDQFYSDLSVVDREGQERDRQTIHVNKPLRYDGITFYQADWGIAGVKVRINRSPVLQLPMAQLDTGGKGRIWGTWVPTKTDLSEGVSLLAKDLQGTVLIYDNDGQLVSTVREGMSLDINGVTLYVDEVVGSTGLQIKADPGIPIVYAGFGLLMISVLMSYVSHSQIWGLQQGDRLYIGGKTNRAKVAFEREVVALLDQIESEQTIS is encoded by the coding sequence ATGACTGCTAAAGATGTGGTTTTCTCTAAACTTTCTAGTTGGGGAACAGGACCCAGAAAATTTTTCCGAAAAGAATTACTTCCCGTGTTGGCGGATTTGCGATTAGCGATTGTTTTATTATTAGCGATCGCCATTTTTAGCATTTCTGGAACTGTCATCGAACAAGGACAGTCCGCCGCCTTTTATCAAGCCAACTACCCAGAAGATCCGGCTTTATTTGGGTTTTTAACCTGGAAGGTATTACTATTTATTGGGCTAGATCATGTCTACCGCACTTGGTGGTTTTTGTCAATCCTAATTTTATTTGGCTCTAGTCTCACCGCCTGCACTTTCACCCGGCAGTTACCGACATTAAAATCGGCACAACGTTGGCAATATTACGAACAGGAAAAACAGTTTAAAAATTTAGCTTTAAGTGCCGAGGTGAAAAATGTATCCCTAGACCATCTCAAACAAACCTTAGAAAGCCGTCGTTATCTGGTATTTCAAGAGGGAAATAAACTCTATGCTCGCCGAGGTATAATTGGTCGGATTGGACCCATTATAGTTCACGCTAGTATGTTGATTATTTTGGCTGGTTCAATTGTCGGTTCAATGACGGGTTTTATAGCTCAAGAACTTGTCCCTAGTGGTAAGATATTTGGCATTCAAAATATTATTGATGCTGGGCCGTTTTCTGAGTCTCAAATGCCCCAAGATTGGGCGGTTAAAGTTAATCGGTTTTGGATTGATTATACACCTGATGGCACTATCGATCAATTTTATTCAGATTTGTCGGTAGTTGATCGGGAGGGACAAGAACGCGATCGCCAAACTATTCATGTTAATAAACCCCTACGTTATGATGGTATCACGTTTTATCAAGCTGATTGGGGAATAGCTGGGGTAAAAGTTCGGATCAATCGTTCCCCAGTGCTACAACTACCAATGGCGCAACTAGATACCGGGGGAAAAGGTCGCATTTGGGGAACTTGGGTTCCCACCAAAACTGATTTGAGTGAGGGAGTCTCCCTGCTGGCGAAAGATTTACAGGGAACTGTGTTAATTTATGATAATGATGGTCAGTTAGTCTCAACAGTCCGCGAGGGTATGTCTCTTGACATCAATGGGGTCACCCTCTATGTTGATGAGGTGGTGGGAAGTACGGGATTGCAAATTAAAGCTGATCCAGGTATTCCAATTGTTTATGCAGGATTTGGATTGCTGATGATTAGTGTATTAATGAGCTATGTATCTCATTCCCAAATTTGGGGACTCCAGCAGGGTGATCGGCTTTATATTGGCGGTAAAACTAACCGCGCTAAGGTGGCGTTTGAGCGTGAAGTGGTGGCGCTATTAGACCAAATCGAGTCGGAACAAACCATCAGCTAA
- a CDS encoding B12-binding domain-containing radical SAM protein, which translates to MTVTKFARERLLFTPATPETNAVPVILAFPNEYSVGITSLGYQIVWATLALRQDVQVSRLFTDLSEPLPNNPELLGFSLSWELDYSNILQQLEDLGLPRRSHSRDNQQPLVFGGGPVLTANPEPFADFFDVILLGDGEDLIPNFISAYQQVRQADRQTKLRHLAQVPGVYIPSLYEVTYHSPDGAIASLKPIDSDIPPQVQKQTYRGNTLSASTVVTELAAWENIYMVEVVRSCPEMCRFCLASYLTLPFRTANLESSLIPAINRGLTVTKRLGLLGASVTQHPEFNELLDYLSQPEYDDVRLSLASVRTNTVTVKLAATLAKRDTRSITIAVESGSDRLRKIINKKLDNDEIIQAAINAKAGGLKSLKLYGMVGIPGEESEDLEATVAMMQEIKKAAPGLRLTLGCSTFVPKAHTPFQWFGVNPAAEKRLKFLEKKLRSNGMDFRPESYRWSVIQALISRGDRRLSYLLEKVRHYGDSPGSYRRGFKELRGQLPPIDFYVNQDWELNQVLPWNHLQGPLPETTLKKHLDDARIWARDRLS; encoded by the coding sequence GTGACTGTTACCAAATTCGCCCGCGAACGTTTATTATTTACCCCAGCTACACCGGAAACTAATGCGGTTCCGGTGATTTTGGCTTTCCCCAATGAATACAGTGTGGGAATTACTAGCCTAGGTTATCAGATAGTATGGGCGACTTTAGCACTCCGTCAAGATGTACAAGTTAGCCGCCTGTTTACAGATCTGAGTGAACCTCTACCAAATAACCCAGAATTATTAGGGTTTTCTCTGTCCTGGGAATTAGACTACAGTAACATTTTACAGCAGTTGGAAGATTTAGGGCTACCAAGACGATCGCACTCGCGCGATAATCAACAACCCCTAGTTTTTGGCGGCGGACCTGTCCTCACGGCCAACCCAGAACCGTTTGCTGATTTTTTTGATGTGATTTTACTGGGAGATGGCGAAGATTTAATACCTAATTTTATCAGCGCCTATCAACAGGTTAGACAAGCAGACCGACAGACTAAATTACGCCACTTAGCACAGGTTCCGGGAGTGTATATCCCCAGTTTATATGAGGTGACTTATCACAGTCCTGATGGGGCGATCGCTTCTCTTAAACCTATTGATAGTGATATTCCCCCCCAGGTGCAAAAACAAACCTATCGCGGAAATACTCTATCAGCTTCCACCGTAGTCACGGAATTGGCGGCTTGGGAAAATATTTATATGGTGGAAGTGGTTCGCAGTTGTCCAGAAATGTGCCGTTTTTGTTTGGCTAGTTATTTGACTTTACCTTTCCGGACGGCGAATCTTGAATCATCTTTAATCCCGGCAATTAATCGGGGTTTAACTGTCACTAAAAGGCTGGGTTTATTGGGTGCTTCGGTGACTCAACATCCCGAATTTAACGAATTGTTGGATTATCTGAGTCAGCCAGAATATGATGATGTGAGATTGAGTTTGGCTTCGGTTCGCACGAATACGGTGACGGTGAAACTAGCGGCTACTTTGGCGAAACGGGATACTCGTAGTATTACTATAGCGGTGGAAAGTGGTAGCGATCGCCTCCGTAAAATCATTAATAAAAAACTCGATAATGATGAAATTATCCAAGCTGCCATTAATGCGAAAGCCGGAGGATTAAAAAGCCTTAAACTCTATGGTATGGTGGGGATACCGGGGGAAGAATCAGAGGATTTAGAGGCGACAGTTGCTATGATGCAGGAGATTAAAAAAGCCGCCCCTGGTTTACGTCTGACGCTGGGTTGTAGTACCTTTGTCCCCAAAGCCCACACTCCTTTTCAGTGGTTTGGAGTTAATCCAGCCGCCGAAAAAAGATTAAAGTTTTTAGAGAAAAAACTGCGCTCCAATGGGATGGATTTTCGCCCGGAAAGTTATCGATGGTCGGTAATTCAGGCTTTAATTTCCAGAGGTGATCGCCGTTTATCTTATCTCTTGGAAAAAGTCCGCCATTATGGGGACAGTCCCGGAAGTTATCGGCGGGGGTTTAAGGAATTACGCGGACAGCTTCCCCCCATAGATTTTTATGTTAATCAAGACTGGGAATTAAACCAGGTTCTCCCCTGGAATCACCTCCAAGGACCTCTACCAGAAACAACTCTTAAAAAGCATCTTGATGATGCTAGAATTTGGGCGAGAGACAGGTTATCTTAG
- a CDS encoding site-specific DNA-methyltransferase — protein MWGISNYKSSGEKAVENIADIQEVNRLDQHLHNSFKNKFLIEPSLTRLLVSFQANKTQPIYRWYKYKEAFSASLVQLLLAKYGLTQGKILDPFAGSGTALFAASDIGIHADGIELLPIGQNIIDTRRLLNSEFTGDDIHRLKNWVNLKLWKQFEHQLTLPEFKITQGAYSPETQTAIEKYLAACEQENPQIQTVLLFALLCILESISYTRKDGQYLRWDYRSGRGSGKKSFNKGNILDFDDAITQKINEIINDLEPPTQQIELFPTHKPQGKIHLYKGSCLEVMPCLPNGSYDAMITSPPYCNRYDYTRTYALELALLGVSAKELTHLRQEMLSCTVENRPKDLLAINQNWQLALSVAENQTLLQAILQFLEQQKSQGKLNNNSISRMVKGYFYEMACVIQECSRLLKPGGLLFMVNDNVRYAGISISVDMILSDLAENLGLVVENILILPGNKGNSSQQMGSHGREPLRKCVYVWKKTSINHNYL, from the coding sequence ATGTGGGGAATCTCTAATTATAAATCATCAGGAGAAAAGGCAGTCGAAAACATAGCAGATATCCAGGAAGTCAACCGTCTTGATCAACACTTACATAATTCCTTTAAAAACAAATTTTTAATCGAACCATCACTAACCAGGCTGTTAGTCAGTTTTCAGGCGAATAAAACTCAACCTATTTATCGTTGGTATAAGTATAAAGAAGCCTTTTCCGCATCTCTAGTTCAACTGTTATTGGCAAAATACGGATTGACTCAAGGCAAAATTTTAGACCCCTTTGCAGGTAGTGGAACTGCTTTATTTGCGGCTAGTGATATCGGCATTCATGCTGATGGTATTGAATTATTGCCCATTGGTCAAAATATAATTGATACAAGAAGGCTGTTAAATTCCGAATTTACAGGCGATGATATTCACAGGTTAAAAAACTGGGTCAACTTAAAATTATGGAAACAATTTGAACATCAACTCACTCTACCAGAGTTTAAAATTACCCAGGGTGCTTACTCCCCAGAAACTCAAACAGCAATTGAGAAATATCTGGCAGCTTGCGAACAGGAAAATCCTCAAATTCAAACCGTTTTACTATTTGCTTTGCTTTGTATTTTGGAATCGATAAGCTACACCAGAAAAGATGGTCAGTATCTACGTTGGGATTACCGTTCGGGTCGAGGTAGTGGCAAAAAGTCTTTTAATAAAGGCAATATTTTAGATTTTGATGATGCTATTACTCAGAAAATCAATGAAATTATTAATGATTTAGAACCACCTACACAGCAAATTGAACTTTTCCCTACCCATAAACCTCAAGGTAAAATTCACCTATATAAAGGGTCTTGTCTGGAAGTAATGCCATGTTTACCTAATGGTAGCTATGACGCTATGATCACATCTCCACCTTATTGTAATCGATATGATTACACTCGTACCTATGCCTTAGAACTAGCTTTATTGGGAGTGTCTGCAAAAGAATTAACCCATCTTCGTCAGGAAATGTTAAGTTGTACTGTTGAAAATCGCCCTAAAGATTTGTTGGCTATTAATCAAAATTGGCAATTAGCTTTAAGTGTGGCTGAAAATCAAACTCTATTGCAAGCCATATTACAATTTTTAGAACAGCAAAAATCACAGGGCAAATTAAATAATAATAGTATATCTAGAATGGTGAAAGGATACTTTTACGAAATGGCTTGTGTGATTCAAGAATGCTCCCGCCTACTTAAACCCGGAGGACTTTTATTTATGGTTAATGACAATGTGCGTTATGCTGGGATTAGTATTTCCGTAGATATGATTCTTTCTGATTTAGCTGAAAATTTGGGTTTGGTTGTTGAAAATATACTTATTTTACCAGGCAATAAAGGTAACAGTAGTCAGCAAATGGGAAGTCATGGTCGTGAACCTTTAAGAAAATGTGTTTATGTCTGGAAAAAAACATCAATTAATCATAATTATCTATGA
- a CDS encoding HAMP domain-containing protein yields the protein MNGSQSNNPITQATAKDLFNTLGDLKTLGSTQNHELRLNENLYFVKVRPLQDEYNLDWLIVVVVPESDFMSEINANIRTTIKLGIGAMMVAIIIGMITARWITWQISRLNIVASNVAKGDWKLSLYLQRNDEIGQLTEAFNTMATQLQKSFQDLTTLNEALAESESRLTKFLNVIQVGVAIYAPNGELIYFNITATDLLSLEQVGDLETYNLPLNNSIYQQETNQPYTVSYLPYNRALPGETVMSDD from the coding sequence ATGAATGGTTCCCAAAGCAATAATCCCATTACTCAAGCAACGGCTAAAGATTTATTTAATACCTTGGGCGACCTCAAAACTCTAGGGAGTACCCAAAATCATGAGTTGCGATTGAATGAAAATCTGTACTTTGTGAAAGTTAGACCTTTACAGGATGAGTATAATTTAGATTGGCTGATTGTTGTAGTTGTACCAGAGTCAGATTTTATGTCCGAAATTAACGCCAATATTCGCACTACTATTAAACTTGGTATTGGTGCAATGATGGTGGCAATTATTATTGGTATGATAACAGCTAGGTGGATTACTTGGCAAATTTCCCGCCTCAATATCGTCGCCAGTAATGTAGCCAAAGGAGACTGGAAACTGTCCCTATATCTGCAAAGAAATGATGAAATAGGACAACTTACAGAGGCTTTTAATACAATGGCTACCCAACTACAAAAGTCATTTCAAGATTTAACCACCCTAAATGAAGCCTTAGCAGAAAGTGAAAGCAGACTGACCAAATTTTTAAATGTGATTCAGGTAGGAGTAGCTATTTATGCACCGAATGGGGAGCTAATTTATTTTAACATAACCGCCACCGATTTACTATCACTTGAGCAGGTGGGAGATTTAGAAACCTATAACTTACCTCTAAATAATTCTATTTATCAACAGGAAACTAATCAACCATACACAGTTAGCTATCTCCCCTATAATAGAGCCTTACCAGGTGAAACAGTGATGTCTGATGACTAG
- a CDS encoding chemotaxis protein CheC, with the protein MLLTEKQQNALIGFINMILSRRPASSLSALIQCPVILDVSNIWLYPLSKCKTEFAHCFANEVANVRQTLSGSLSGDALILLDYPVAVMLTNLLRQNSRQPIEHLNISACEVLTEVGNILLSSFLQILGNLMGSPITVSEQSFSIDPLESMINYLILEHQEIRYVLVVKTKFILCDNSLEAYLFFVSGVMPLSCMIRGIESVSNVAVSRV; encoded by the coding sequence ATGCTGCTCACAGAAAAACAACAGAATGCACTGATTGGATTTATCAATATGATATTATCCAGACGACCGGCAAGTTCTTTATCAGCATTAATTCAATGTCCGGTGATTTTGGATGTTTCTAATATTTGGCTGTATCCTCTGAGTAAATGTAAAACCGAATTTGCCCACTGTTTTGCTAATGAGGTGGCTAATGTCCGTCAAACTTTGTCTGGTTCCTTGTCCGGAGATGCCTTAATACTTCTTGACTATCCGGTGGCAGTAATGTTAACTAATTTACTCCGCCAAAATTCGAGACAACCTATTGAACATCTGAATATTTCTGCCTGTGAAGTGTTGACAGAAGTGGGCAATATTTTACTGAGTAGTTTTCTGCAGATTTTAGGAAACTTAATGGGAAGTCCGATTACAGTTTCCGAGCAGTCATTTTCCATTGACCCCCTAGAATCAATGATTAATTATCTGATTTTAGAACATCAAGAAATCCGCTATGTTTTAGTTGTCAAAACTAAATTCATTCTCTGTGATAACTCATTGGAAGCATACTTGTTTTTTGTATCTGGGGTTATGCCTCTATCTTGTATGATTAGAGGCATTGAGTCTGTCAGCAATGTGGCAGTTTCTAGGGTTTAG
- a CDS encoding PP2C family protein-serine/threonine phosphatase has product MVVRNHGEVEQIDRMDLGFLIGLEENISDFINQLEVKVNPGEVMVLYTDGIPEAVNEQQEMYGMERLCGVLQENRHESVDSICERVVKDVKQFIGTQKLLDDITLVVLKKIA; this is encoded by the coding sequence ATTGTAGTTCGTAACCATGGAGAAGTCGAACAAATTGATAGAATGGACTTAGGGTTTCTGATAGGTTTAGAAGAAAATATCTCAGATTTTATTAATCAGCTAGAGGTGAAAGTCAATCCAGGAGAAGTGATGGTTTTATATACCGATGGTATCCCGGAAGCCGTTAATGAGCAACAGGAAATGTATGGTATGGAGCGACTTTGTGGAGTGCTTCAGGAAAACCGCCACGAGTCAGTTGATAGTATTTGTGAAAGGGTAGTTAAAGATGTCAAGCAATTTATCGGCACACAAAAGCTGTTAGATGATATAACCTTAGTAGTTTTAAAAAAAATAGCATAG
- a CDS encoding cytochrome c biogenesis protein CcdA encodes MSETLQTQLYEIAQFANTLVREQLTHLGWPSVLILLAAGLLTSLTPCMLSMLPITIAYIGGYENQNRTTAAIQSTWFALGLATTLAGLGIFASLVGQVYGQIGWGLPILVSAIAILMGLNLLDALPLQLPAFDTMGWIPENLPHSARSYLLGLTFGLVASPCSTPVLATILAWVSTTGDILLGGVLLLSYAVGYVAPLIVAGTFTATIKRLLALRQWSGWITPASGVLLVGFGVFSLLSRLAPIA; translated from the coding sequence ATGAGCGAAACCCTACAAACACAACTCTATGAAATTGCACAATTTGCTAATACCCTAGTGCGCGAACAACTAACCCATCTGGGATGGCCAAGCGTTCTCATCCTGTTGGCTGCTGGGTTGCTAACCAGTTTGACCCCCTGTATGCTGTCTATGTTACCGATTACGATTGCCTATATTGGTGGATATGAAAATCAAAATCGCACCACAGCAGCTATTCAGTCTACCTGGTTTGCTTTGGGACTAGCAACTACTTTAGCGGGATTGGGGATTTTTGCGTCTCTGGTGGGACAGGTTTATGGTCAGATTGGCTGGGGTTTGCCTATTCTGGTGAGTGCGATCGCCATTTTGATGGGATTGAACCTTTTAGACGCCTTACCCCTGCAACTTCCGGCTTTTGATACCATGGGGTGGATTCCTGAAAACCTCCCCCATTCTGCGCGGTCTTATCTGTTGGGGTTAACTTTTGGTTTGGTGGCTTCTCCCTGTAGTACCCCGGTTTTAGCGACGATTCTGGCTTGGGTTTCTACCACTGGCGATATCCTTCTAGGGGGGGTCCTGCTGCTGTCTTACGCTGTGGGTTATGTGGCTCCGTTGATTGTGGCGGGTACATTTACGGCTACTATTAAAAGGTTGCTGGCTTTGCGTCAGTGGTCGGGTTGGATTACTCCGGCTAGTGGTGTTTTACTGGTAGGGTTTGGGGTGTTTTCTCTGTTGTCCCGACTGGCTCCGATCGCCTAG
- a CDS encoding protein-glutamate methylesterase/protein-glutamine glutaminase, translating into MKNIIRVLIVDDSAYVRKVIRQMLSRSPFIEVVDVAHDGADALDKIERLGDQVDVVTLDLLMPKMDGVEFIKHQMARRPLPVIVVSIANEGGEKFLAALDAGAVDFVHKPTALATEKMFDISDELIAKVKTASTVPIHCITNVNELHSSPPLPRPPISSGKIELVAIGISTGGPQALAFLIPQLPENLPVPVVVVLHMPVGYTNMYAQRLNRLCSLDVKEAQAGDLVRPGEVLIAQAGHHLSFKRNRDQNVVVHLHTKPFDLPHRPSVDVMFQSAAEIYKERVLGVVMTGMGSDGKQGAAWIKSHGGSVFTEAEESCVVYGMPRTVVEAGLSDRSIPLNQMAKAIVDYL; encoded by the coding sequence ATGAAAAATATTATCCGAGTTTTGATTGTAGATGATTCCGCCTATGTCCGTAAGGTGATTAGACAAATGCTGTCTCGTAGTCCCTTTATTGAGGTGGTTGATGTCGCCCATGATGGTGCCGATGCTCTGGACAAAATTGAACGGCTGGGAGACCAAGTAGATGTCGTAACCTTGGATTTGTTAATGCCTAAAATGGACGGTGTGGAGTTTATTAAACACCAAATGGCACGCCGTCCCCTACCTGTGATTGTCGTCAGTATTGCTAATGAAGGAGGCGAGAAATTTCTGGCGGCTTTGGATGCTGGGGCCGTGGATTTTGTCCATAAACCTACGGCTCTCGCTACCGAAAAAATGTTTGATATTAGTGATGAATTAATCGCTAAAGTTAAAACAGCATCTACTGTCCCTATTCACTGCATCACTAATGTTAATGAATTGCACTCATCACCGCCATTACCTCGCCCTCCTATTAGTTCCGGAAAAATTGAATTGGTGGCGATCGGAATCTCCACAGGAGGCCCTCAAGCCTTGGCGTTTTTAATTCCTCAATTGCCGGAAAATTTGCCAGTTCCGGTTGTGGTGGTTTTGCATATGCCTGTGGGATACACTAATATGTACGCCCAACGCCTCAATCGTCTTTGTTCTCTCGATGTTAAAGAGGCTCAAGCGGGAGATTTGGTCCGCCCCGGTGAGGTGCTAATTGCTCAGGCTGGACACCATCTGAGTTTTAAGCGTAATCGTGATCAAAATGTGGTTGTCCATTTGCACACTAAACCTTTTGATTTACCTCACCGTCCATCGGTGGATGTCATGTTTCAATCGGCGGCGGAGATCTATAAAGAACGGGTTTTGGGTGTGGTTATGACTGGAATGGGATCTGATGGTAAACAAGGTGCAGCTTGGATTAAGTCCCACGGAGGCTCGGTTTTTACGGAAGCTGAAGAAAGCTGTGTGGTCTATGGAATGCCTAGAACAGTGGTAGAAGCTGGTTTAAGCGATCGCAGTATCCCCCTGAATCAGATGGCTAAAGCGATCGTAGATTATTTATAA
- a CDS encoding Mo-dependent nitrogenase C-terminal domain-containing protein: MNTPNLNTQPNFILKPIKTWLDIQVKNPKTARLICNLIPAKCPFERTIKMFGRTVLQIPPLCKFNPFYEEVVAMRFRALCYLADECGEDISQFFVA, from the coding sequence ATGAATACACCCAACTTAAATACCCAGCCAAATTTCATCTTAAAACCCATCAAAACCTGGCTCGATATTCAAGTCAAAAATCCCAAAACAGCCCGGTTAATCTGCAATTTAATCCCCGCAAAATGCCCCTTTGAACGCACTATCAAAATGTTTGGGCGTACAGTTTTACAAATTCCCCCCCTCTGCAAATTCAATCCTTTTTATGAGGAAGTTGTGGCTATGCGATTTCGCGCCCTTTGCTACTTAGCCGATGAATGTGGAGAAGATATTTCTCAGTTTTTTGTAGCCTAA
- the mrdA gene encoding penicillin-binding protein 2 has translation MVRQLSFNPRVHFTSSDRPTVRKEAPRPLYRGLLLMLVATGLIGLQVHRLVQLQLVKGAENRLRAEENRIRLIPVPSNRGRILDRNGTAIADNHQVRGVFFWPREKTPEQWKQAANQLSELLDVPVSSILNELERIGYQSATSVRISNNLTPEAFIWLAENAEKMSGVEIRMESSRHYPHGNLAAQVVGYIGEANLQELKANPDWPMGMVVGQLGIEALANKDLVGVWGARLVEVNAKNEELRIFGEKSSQGGTDVQLTIDINLQRVAEQALGQRRGAAVALNVKTGEVLAMASSPRFDPNLFTRPITPQQWEELQGLDHPFLNRALQGYPPGSTFKIVSSAAGMASGHFSPDSVIATSDSITIGGIAFKEHSGGLGIIGFRDALAFSSNTFFYRLGMAIGPGTMAKWARNLGIGTTDLRLLGLTEGSSGWVPTPEDKEKMFGEPWFLGDTVTMSIGQGSVLATPLELAVMVSAIANGGQRVKPHLLSSMTNTPATQPVPTGLAPDVIQKIREGLVATVQYGTAQVMNDGSIPLTGGKTGTSEVWGQRSHSVYVAFGAADQAEIAIAVVVENGGFGSKAAAPVALEMFQTHFAGKK, from the coding sequence ATGGTGCGTCAACTGTCTTTTAACCCTAGGGTCCATTTTACTAGTAGCGATCGCCCGACTGTCCGCAAGGAAGCGCCGCGACCGCTGTATCGTGGTTTACTATTAATGCTGGTAGCCACAGGATTGATAGGTTTGCAGGTTCATCGGCTGGTACAACTGCAACTGGTGAAGGGAGCAGAAAACCGACTGAGAGCGGAAGAAAACCGTATCCGGCTGATTCCAGTCCCCTCAAATCGGGGTCGAATTCTCGATCGCAATGGTACAGCCATAGCCGATAACCACCAAGTGCGGGGGGTTTTTTTCTGGCCAAGGGAAAAGACCCCAGAACAGTGGAAACAAGCGGCTAACCAACTGAGTGAGTTACTGGATGTACCAGTAAGCAGCATTTTAAACGAACTAGAACGCATCGGCTACCAATCCGCCACCTCAGTCCGCATTAGCAATAATCTGACTCCAGAAGCCTTTATCTGGTTAGCGGAAAATGCCGAGAAGATGTCCGGGGTGGAAATTAGGATGGAGTCGAGTCGCCACTATCCCCACGGTAATTTAGCAGCTCAAGTAGTTGGCTACATTGGGGAAGCCAACCTACAAGAATTAAAAGCTAACCCCGATTGGCCAATGGGCATGGTAGTAGGACAGTTGGGGATTGAAGCCTTAGCCAATAAAGATTTAGTGGGAGTGTGGGGCGCTCGCTTGGTGGAAGTGAACGCCAAAAACGAGGAACTGCGGATCTTTGGTGAGAAATCCTCTCAAGGGGGTACAGACGTACAACTAACCATAGATATCAATCTGCAGAGAGTGGCGGAACAGGCTCTGGGACAGCGACGGGGAGCAGCAGTAGCCCTGAATGTGAAAACTGGGGAAGTGTTAGCAATGGCGAGTAGTCCACGATTTGACCCTAATTTATTTACTCGCCCCATTACCCCCCAACAATGGGAAGAACTCCAAGGGTTAGACCATCCGTTTCTGAATCGCGCCTTACAGGGATATCCCCCCGGAAGTACATTTAAGATTGTTTCCTCTGCTGCTGGTATGGCTTCTGGCCATTTTAGTCCAGATTCGGTAATTGCGACCTCAGATTCAATTACTATTGGTGGGATTGCCTTTAAAGAACATAGTGGCGGGCTTGGGATAATTGGGTTTCGGGATGCTTTAGCCTTTAGTAGTAATACCTTTTTCTATCGCCTGGGGATGGCCATTGGCCCGGGAACCATGGCTAAATGGGCTAGAAATTTGGGAATTGGTACTACGGATTTAAGATTGTTGGGGTTAACAGAGGGGTCTAGTGGATGGGTTCCTACCCCGGAAGACAAGGAAAAAATGTTTGGGGAACCCTGGTTTTTGGGGGATACTGTCACGATGTCTATTGGTCAAGGGTCGGTACTAGCTACCCCTCTGGAGTTGGCGGTGATGGTATCGGCGATCGCCAATGGTGGACAGCGAGTTAAACCCCATTTACTCTCTTCCATGACTAATACTCCCGCTACCCAACCTGTACCCACAGGATTGGCTCCTGATGTGATTCAAAAAATTCGAGAGGGGTTAGTTGCTACGGTCCAGTATGGAACCGCTCAGGTGATGAATGATGGTAGTATCCCTTTAACTGGCGGGAAAACCGGAACTTCTGAGGTTTGGGGACAGCGATCGCACTCGGTTTATGTCGCCTTTGGTGCTGCGGATCAAGCAGAAATTGCCATTGCTGTAGTCGTGGAAAATGGCGGTTTTGGCTCTAAGGCGGCGGCTCCGGTAGCTCTGGAGATGTTCCAAACCCACTTTGCTGGTAAAAAATAA